The following are encoded together in the Oncorhynchus nerka isolate Pitt River linkage group LG25, Oner_Uvic_2.0, whole genome shotgun sequence genome:
- the nppc gene encoding C-type natriuretic peptide, producing the protein MNISHLVACGLMITLLSLRTGAKPLTPAQQKSLRSLLGEELSEFMASDEREQRLEKVRSRVRLLRDLRMDTRAKAMWARLLNDQPSARRHKSNTKKGSAARSGCFGHKMDRIGTISGMGC; encoded by the exons ATGAACATCTCACATTTGGTGGCATGTGGACTTATGATCACCCTGCTTTCACTGCGGACAGGGGCGAAGCCTCTGACACCGGCGCAACAGAAG TCTCTCAGAAGTTTGCTGGGGGAGGAACTGTCGGAGTTCATGGCGTCGGACGAGAGAGAGCAGAGGCTGGAAAAAGTGCGCTCCCGGGTACGCTTGCTGCGAGACCTGCGCATGGACACTCGCGCCAAGGCCATGTGGGCGCGACTGCTGAACGACCAGCCCAGCGCACGGAGACACAAATCAAACACCAAGAAAGGATCCGCGGCCCGGAGCGGCTGCTTCGGACACAAAATGGACAGGATAGGCACCATTAGCGGCATGGGCTGTTAG